The DNA sequence AATATAGATGGTTAGGATCAGGGTTTGTGCTGTGAACATCTTCGACTGACGTCAGGTGCAGGTTTGTGAAATGAGGACGTGAATTATAGAGCATGCTTAGCATGTGAATTTGCGTGTTATCAATTCTCCTATTATTCATCAGCTACTAGCTACACCGGGGGCTGCAACGGTCGTACATACATGGCAAGCCACAAATTCTCTCGATCCAAAATTGTGTGAAATTGTCAAGACTCAAGATACCAGTGAGCATTTCGATGCCCCCTGAAGCAGCCCAGTTCCAACGGCCATGTGCCATTGTCATTTTTCAAAATATAATCTGCTGCGGGGGCACAGCATCCTGAGGTTGGTCGCACAGCAGTGCAAAGTAGCTGCATGATAGATCACAAAGCGTCATGACTGATCGGCCCGATGGTCCCGTCTTTGAGGGGCAGTGTGCCTCAACTCGAGttcttgttggccatggTTCTCGATACAACCATTGTGAGGATAGGTCGGACCAAAGGCGAGGTCAGGACTCGAGTGTAGGAGAAATTGGGATCAATATCTGCCTGTCCGAAGCACCCATGGCCCTCGGCTAGAAGTCAATCCCATCCCTGACCGTACCAGCAGGTgacttctccttcttgttctcctcctcctccatagGCGGCAAGCTATAAGGCTTGATATTAAGACCCTTTGTCGCACTCAAGCTAAACGAAAGAGTCTCCCTAAACGAGCTCGTCTCggctccaccacctcccttctCATGATAGATCGGTAGCGTATGTGCCTTCAGCAGCCCCTGTGCCTGTTCTGTCTTCTCAGATGAGCTTGACGGAGGAGCTGCCCCAGGCGTAGCCGGTAGAGGAATCAACTCAAGCACTCCATCACACAGCAACTCCATCCACCTAACCAACCCTGAACTCCTTGGGTACAGCGACGTTTGTAGAGTGATAATCGCCGTCAGCTGGGTGCTGTACCTTCGTAGTAACGCCCTTAGAGCATGCAAGAATTGCAGCACTTCGGATGGAAGACTGCATTGTGGTGCGTAAAGTTCTGGCAGCAAAAGACTGGGAATAATCACACGGTGAATATCGCTTGAGGGCGAGGTTTCGAGCTTCGTCTGCAGGTGTCTGATAATGGCTTTTAGAGGAGATATACTCGTTGGCTGAGGTCTGGCATCAAACAAAGGTGGCCCAGTGCTCGGTGTTGGATTGAGTGACCCTTTACAAACAGCTGGCTCGAGGCGCTTGGCGAGATCGAACGAGTGGCAGAAGATGGGCTGGTCGGCATCTCCTCGTGGGGTATTTCCTGACGCTGCTGAGTTCCCAAGAGCTTCGTATCTCCATGCAATCTTCATCTTTTCCTCttgcgccggtggtggttgttttgacTTTGATTTCTTGTCGGGTTCGGCTAGGCCCGGGAGGTTCCTCCTCCATTGTGGTGGGTAGCCGACGAGGTGTACTTGGTGCCCTTGGACGAGGCCTTCGGCAGCATAATATCTGAGTAGGATACCTGAAAAGTCTGTCGTCCCTTGTTCTTCCACCAAAAGACAGGTTCCTAGTGGTAACCCACTGTGACCAGCAAGGAGTTGATCTAGCGATGCGGTTCCGGTAGACGTTGTTGGTCGACCGTCCAGCGGCGACGGTCTCACacccggcggtggtggttgattcTCGGCATCTGGTTGCTTTGCCCCTGGGATGGCTCTCCCAGGTCTCGACGATAGTACTGTATTTCTCTTGACGAATGACATGTTTAAAGATTGGTTCAAAAAGTGTAGCTGTCGCGGAAGCTATGGAGGGGTCcattggaggggttgatgacCGATAAGCTCAAAAAGTTTCGATATCAGTTGCAAGGGACAGccccgccgccagcctcAGTGACAGGGACCCCTGCCCGTGCGGCCCCCACTCGTTTCCCCAAACCTTGGAGCGCTAGTCGTTTTCAGCCTTGGGATTTTTTTGACTTCAGTCGCAACCATCAAACACCGGCCCATCACACAAGAGCTCTTGAGTCGTCCAGCACAACCAATTGCTTTATTCTCGCCAACCCCGTTTACCCTcgcttcaccaccaccccccctccccccaataCCACAATTAAAATGGCCGGCCTCGGCTCCGACGCCCAGCTCTTCGAGGACAACTTCCGCGTCCACAAGCTCTCCGACAAGAAATACGACCGCGTCGACCGCATCTACGCCACCTCGGAAGACAAGTCAATCGAGATCAccctcgacatcaacaacgagCTCTTCCCCTGCAAGGAAGGCGACGAGCTGAACATGCTCatcgccacctccctccactACGACGGCACCAAAGACGACGAGCGCGGCTGGCGCGACGTCGCCAAGATGGGTGCGAGCGAGGGCTCGCTTGCCGACCAGTACGATTATGTCTGCTACGGCAAGATTTACAagtttgaggatggggaggacgggCAGACTATGTATGTTTCGCCGACTGGTAACATGGAAAGTAACGGCTGACACGAGTGGAAATACAGCAAGGCATACATCTCCTTTGGCGGGCTGCTGATGTCTCTTGTCGGGCCTTACAAGAAGCTCACCCCGTTGAGGGTGGAATACGTCTACCTCTTGGTTCGCAGACGATGATCAACTTGATTATGGACAGCAAACCACACCATCGGACAAGAGCGCTCATGTTGGCTAAACGAGAGAGGGGAAAGGCTTTGCTTGCGTCTGTAATATGAAATCTATCAAAGGAATAGCCATTTCTCCAAGCGCGCCCGCAACCAAAGACCCTTTCGAGAAGCAAGGGGAGAGAGAAGGAGTAGTACAGCATGGGGAATCTGGCGTTAAGGGTGCCAAAGGAACAAATTTATGGACAGGAACATAAAAAAGTTGGCGGATGGGGGCAATGACAGAAGAGATACCCAGAAACGGAGctagcttcttcttcttcttcttcaacacctcgTATCAGGGTGCTGGTAATCCCAGTGTGGTCCAGGAAAGGGAATGAAGCGATGGGCCCGGGCGCAAATCTGGTCATAGTATGGCTCGTTTTCCGGAGTGTAGACACCGTGTCTCGCAAAGAAATCGAGCATGACCATGGCGCAATTGGGCTTCCACAACCCCTGGGCAAGCTGCTCCTGGATCTCCTCCACCGTATGTAGACTAAAACTCtccacctcgccatccttgggcttggggacgACGCTCCCATCAGACGGCAGTTCAAGATCATAGACCCATTGGCACTCGGGGTAGATGTACCCTGGCTCTCCTCCTGACCGTTCATCCGTGATGAAGATGTAAGTGACAGTGCCGGTTTCCACCGCGCTCCGGCGCATGACATCTTCGGGGAGGGACGCCTCCTCGTCAGCCTCGCGGATGATACATTCGAAGGGATCCTCGTGGGTCATGAGCCCGCCGGCGACGGTGTTGTCCAGCATGCCGGGGTAAGTTGACTTGTTGCTGGAGCGCTTGGGGACCCAGATGCGGAAGTCGTAGTCGCTCGTATTGTCTTTGCGACGGAGGTAGGCCGTCATGTGTACTCCGTAGCGAGTGGTGCCAAAGAGGCCCATGGCTGCTCGCTCGATGCTCATGAGGAGCTCGCCGTTGCGGCCGTAGACGGGCCACATTTCGTTGCGCCATCCTctgaggaggcggaaggTTTGGTTCTTGCGCCAGTAGGAGGTCAGTTGGGCGGCTTGCTTGGTGCGCTCTTCGTAGGACTTGAGGTTCTGCCATAGGGCGGCGGTTCTGGCGGTGGGGTTGATATCGAGACGGCCGCGGATACTGACGGGGGTCTTTCTGAGGGCATCGAGgacggtgat is a window from the Podospora pseudocomata strain CBS 415.72m chromosome 6, whole genome shotgun sequence genome containing:
- the ELP4 gene encoding Elongator subunit elp4 (COG:B; COG:K; EggNog:ENOG503NVWH); the encoded protein is MSFVKRNTVLSSRPGRAIPGAKQPDAENQPPPPGVRPSPLDGRPTTSTGTASLDQLLAGHSGLPLGTCLLVEEQGTTDFSGILLRYYAAEGLVQGHQVHLVGYPPQWRRNLPGLAEPDKKSKSKQPPPAQEEKMKIAWRYEALGNSAASGNTPRGDADQPIFCHSFDLAKRLEPAVCKGSLNPTPSTGPPLFDARPQPTSISPLKAIIRHLQTKLETSPSSDIHRVIIPSLLLPELYAPQCSLPSEVLQFLHALRALLRRYSTQLTAIITLQTSLYPRSSGLVRWMELLCDGVLELIPLPATPGAAPPSSSSEKTEQAQGLLKAHTLPIYHEKGGGGAETSSFRETLSFSLSATKGLNIKPYSLPPMEEEENKKEKSPAGTVRDGIDF
- the RPB8 gene encoding DNA-directed RNA polymerases I, II, and III subunit RPABC3 (EggNog:ENOG503P46H; BUSCO:EOG092652ZZ; COG:K), with protein sequence MAGLGSDAQLFEDNFRVHKLSDKKYDRVDRIYATSEDKSIEITLDINNELFPCKEGDELNMLIATSLHYDGTKDDERGWRDVAKMGASEGSLADQYDYVCYGKIYKFEDGEDGQTIKAYISFGGLLMSLVGPYKKLTPLRVEYVYLLVRRR
- a CDS encoding hypothetical protein (EggNog:ENOG503NWEC; COG:F), whose protein sequence is MTQQRLATIDMVNDCDGFPDLETNPRGYADQLSRLYTLVWEDDQGAFPIGYLPITVLDALRKTPVSIRGRLDINPTARTAALWQNLKSYEERTKQAAQLTSYWRKNQTFRLLRGWRNEMWPVYGRNGELLMSIERAAMGLFGTTRYGVHMTAYLRRKDNTSDYDFRIWVPKRSSNKSTYPGMLDNTVAGGLMTHEDPFECIIREADEEASLPEDVMRRSAVETGTVTYIFITDERSGGEPGYIYPECQWVYDLELPSDGSVVPKPKDGEVESFSLHTVEEIQEQLAQGLWKPNCAMVMLDFFARHGVYTPENEPYYDQICARAHRFIPFPGPHWDYQHPDTRC